CAGCCGCAACCATTGGCCAATGTAAGTGCTGCCTGCATCGGCTAGATGCGTACCTGACGCGAAAGGTTCCATGGCTGATCACGGATGTCTCGAGACCGCTTGGCGGGCGATGCGCCGTGGTGGTCCTCAGGGGCACGTTCATGGTACATGCGCCTTCCCCGGTGAAGGTGGGCACGCGGTTATTGATCACGCGGCGAGCGTGAGTTCAGCGGTGTGGTGCCGGTGTTCTGAGGGGCCTCGCGTTTTCCGGACAGGCTTCTGACCGTTTATTTCACGCGGCGATTCGCAACTTCTCGTACTCGGCGTGGACTTCGCGCGGAGGGCGGTAACCCACCGCCGAGTGGAGGCGTTTGCGATTTTACCAGAATTCGATGTAGCGAGTGATATCCTGCCGGGCGGCTTCGCGGGTCAGGTAAGTCACCCTTGATACGCGCTCGTTCTTCAGGGCGCCGAAGAACGATTCGGCCATGGCGTTGTCGAAACAGATCCCGGTGCGGCCGGAAGATCTGCGGAGCCCGAACCGGTCGAGCGTCTTCCCGAACTCGGCTGACATGTAGTTGCTTCCGCGGTCGGAGTGAAATATCGCGCCGGCCAAGAGGTTCCTGTTCCGTGCCGCGTTACCTCGGACTACTCCACCCAGTTCCGTAAGGTGGTCAAGACCCTGGGTTACGAGTGGTCGCCCCATGATCTTCGCCACTGGTTCGCGACGACCGCTCTCAGCAAGGGTCTGCCACTGTTGGATGTATCCAGATGGCTCGGCCACGGCAGCATCAAGGAGACGGCGGACACGTACGCACACCTCACCCCGGACTCCACCAGTCGGGCCGTCGAGGTGATGAACGAGGCGCTGAACCAGCACCGTGCTGACTAGGTGCTGACTCGGGCCCCATGGGCTGACGTTTTCGCAGGTCGGAGGGGTTGTTTGAGATGTGCGGACGGTATGCAGCGAGTCGCAGGCCCGAGGATCTCGCAGGGGTCTTTG
The Streptomyces sp. NBC_01485 genome window above contains:
- a CDS encoding tyrosine-type recombinase/integrase; translation: MKYRAGQEVPVPCRVTSDYSTQFRKVVKTLGYEWSPHDLRHWFATTALSKGLPLLDVSRWLGHGSIKETADTYAHLTPDSTSRAVEVMNEALNQHRAD
- a CDS encoding IS3 family transposase, coding for MSAEFGKTLDRFGLRRSSGRTGICFDNAMAESFFGALKNERVSRVTYLTREAARQDITRYIEFW